In the genome of Yersinia enterocolitica, the window ATCTCCAACAACCCGGCCGCACCATCATTGCCCATCCCCGTCAGGATAACCCCCACGGCGTTACGCCCGGCATACTGCGCCACTGAGCGAAATAGGACATCAACCGAGGGACGATGGCGATTAACCGCCGGCCCGTCATGAATGCGAACCTGATAGTTCGCCCCACTACGCGCCAGTTCCATATGCCGATCGCCGGGAGCAATATAGGCATGCCCCGGTAAGACCCGCTCACCGTCTTCTGCTTCTTTCACAGTGATTTGACACAGCTTATTAAGTCGCTCAGCAAATGAACGGGTAAAACCCGGTGGCATATGCTGAGTAATTAACAGTGCCGGGCTGGTCGGTGGCAACGGCTGTAATACCATACGGATAGCTTCTGTCCCCCCGGTAGATGCACCAATTGCAATTAACTTTTCACTACTGAGCAGTGGTGTATGCGTAAGCATAACCGGCGCGTTTTCTGGGCCGCGCTGCGGCAGGCGAGCTTTAGCAGCCGTACGGATTTTCTCCGCAATCAACTCACTGTAAGCCAGCATTCCCTCTCTGATCCCAAGCTGAGGTTTGGTAACAAAATCAATCGCTCCCAACTCCAACGCACGCATGGTTATCTCAGAGTTCTTACCGGTTAATGATGAGACCATCACCACCGGCATCGGCCGCAACCGCATCAGCTTTTCAAGAAAATCCAAACCATCCATCCGCGGCATTTCGACATCGAGCGTCAAAACCTGCGGATTGAATTTTTTGATCAAATCACGGGCAACCAACGGATCGGGAGCCGTTGCAACCATTTCCATGTCCGGGTGACTATTAATAATCTCGGTCATTAGTTGGCGCATCAATGCAGAATCATCAACGCACAATACTCTGATTTTACTCATCACCTCTCCTTGGTCAGCCCATAAACGGTCTGCCCGCGCAAATAGAATTCCCGACTAATTTGACTGAAATTCTCCGAGTGGCCTGCAAACATCAGACCACCTGGTTTTAGCAAAGGGACAAAGCGACGCAGAATGCGCTCCTGCGTTTCTTTATCAAAATAAATCATCACATTACGACAAAAAATAGCATCAAACTGCCCGGGTAATGCCCACTCTGGTGCCAACAGATTGAGTTGCTGGAAATGGATCATATTGGCCAATTCCGGGCGCACTCGCACCATGCCTTGATGTGGGCCGGTGCCACGCAAGAAATAGCGTTGCATCTGTTGTGCCGACAATGAACGCAATTCATCTTGCCGGTATACACCACTGGTCGCTTTTTCCAGTACTTGCGTATCGATATCGCTGGCTAACACCTGGCACGAACCCGCTCTATTTCCCAACACATCACACAGTGTCATCGCGATAGAGTACGGCTCTTCACCGGTCGATGCCGCCGTACTCCACACCGAATAGCTTCCCGGCCGCTGGCGGGCATGTTCAGCCAGAATCGGGAAATGGTGTGCCTCACGGAAAAATGCCGTCAGATTAGTGGTCAAGGCATTAACAAATGCCTGCCACTCTGCACTGTTCGGGTCGGTCTCTAGCAAAGCAAGGTATTGACCAAAATCGTTAATCCCTAGCAATCTCAGCCGCCTGACCAGGCGGTTATAGACCATTTCCCGTTTGTGATCGGCCAGTACTATCCCGGCTCGTTGATAAATAAGTTGGCATATGCGCCGGAAGTGAACATCCGGCAACGGGAGCCGTTGAATCATCTGAGTCAGGATCGACCCAGACTCTTGGGGCGATGGCTGTTTCATCGATGATGGTTTCATCCGGCCTCACCCCACAACAAAGTCTTCGTTACGCCGTTTGACAATCTGGAATTTCCTTAACAGCCGGTTGTTTACCACTGCCGTCTGCTGCCTGCCCCTCCCCGCTGTCGCTATCCTGCTCCAAACGAAAAACAGACACTGCATCGGAGAGCATACTTGCCTGCTCTTCGAGTGCGTTAGCCGCAGCCGCAGCCTCTTCCACTAATGCGGCGTTTTGCTGAGTGACCTGATCCATCTGTGTTACTGCCAGTGAAACCTGCTCAATACCTCGGCTTTGCTCATCCGAGGCGGAAGCGATTTCACCCATGATGTCGGTAACCCGAGTCACTGAGCGAACAATCTCTTCCATGGTAGTACCCGCATTTTCAACCAGAGTGGAGCCCTGGCGAACACGGCTGACCGATTCATCGATCAACCCTTTAATCTCTTTTGCTGCTTGTGCACTGCGCTGGGCCAGATTACGAACTTCACCGGCGACGACAGCAAAACCGCGCCCCTGCTCACCAGCGCGAGCAGCCTCAACAGCAGCATTTAACGCCAGAATATTGGTCTGGAAGGCAATACCATCAATAACACTGGTAATGGCACCAATCTTCTGTGAACTGGTGGCGATATCATGCATAGTTGTCACCACACTGCCCGTCAACTCACCCCCTTTGGCAGCGGTTGCTGATGCGTCTTTCGCCAGCAATGTTGCCTGACGAGCATTATCCGCATTCTGTTTGACCGTCGCGGTCAGTTGCTCCATGCTGGCCGCAGTTTGTTCCAGAGACGCCGCTTGCTGTTCGGTTCTTGCTGACAAATCATTGTTACCCGCAGAAATTTCCTGAATCCCCGTTAGCATTGCTTCAGTGCCATCTCGGACATGACTAACAGTGGTGATAAGCGACTGCTGCATGATGCGTAAACTGGCAAACATCTCGCTGATTTCATTACGCCCGGAGACATGAATCTGCGCTGATAAATCCCCCCGTGCGATGCGGTCAAAATGCGCGCGCATAATTTTCAGCGGCCTGACAAACATGGTGCGCAGCCAAACAAGCGACGAAATCGCCATGGCTATTACCATTACAATCGCCGCACCAAATATCCACATGGAGAGATGGTACGCCTGCTGGTTTTGGGTACCGGCCTCAGCAATCACTTCATTGGCATACTGCAAATACTGTAAAAAATCGGCTTCGAACAAATCCTGTGTTTTCTGGGTGGGTTGGTCCATAAAGCCTTGTAAATTACCGGCTTCCAGAAAATCGATTAGTTGTCGTAACGACGTCCGTAAGTTCTGATAACTGTTTTTAGTGGCATCCAACAATTCGCCACCGTTATCACTCTCATCAAGGCGTGGCACCGCAATAAACTGATTGAAGTAGAGGTCCGCTTTCTGTAATGAGCTGCGCGCATTGCCCATTAATGCGTTGACTTGCTCCTGAGGTACTTTGAGAGCCGAGCGCGTCCCCGCCCGGTTTAAGGTATTACGCGCCTGAAGCAAGGATACCCAACTGAGGCTTAATGCATCCCGTTGCTGGCTACTGAGATCCACCCGGTTCAAATTTTGGTAGTCTGAGCGAAAAGCAGTAAATGACAGACCACTTGAAATTAACTGTATCGAGCAAATTAATATCAGTAACAGGAAAAAGCTGGTAGAAATCCGAATTCGGCCAAACATCGTAACCTCTTCTCAGCCGGCTCATTGGCCAGCTTTATCTATTTTTGTTCACCCAAAATAATTGGAGTTGCAGGTAGGCAGCCAGCAAACGAATCCCGATGAGCTTACTCAAGTAAGTGATTCGGGTTCGTGAGCACAGCTAACACCCCTGCAATTTCAAGTATCAAGGGTTGTAGGGGACTAGAAAGTTTCCCAATTGTCTTGCAGGTCACTTCCCAGTGTTTTTTTAGCAGTTCCGCTCAAATCCTGTGTCGGCTGCTTTATTTTTCTAACATCTCTTGTAGTACTACCGTTATCCATACGCAGAACGAATACAGACATGGATTGGGTTAACATACTGGCTTGTTCTTCCAGTGCGGCGGCGGCAGAGGCTGATTCTTCCACCAAAGAGGCGTTTTGCTGGGTTACCCGGTCCATTTCAGTGACCGCCTGACCCACTTGATCGATACCGCGACTTTGCTCATCGGAAGCAGAAGCGATTTCACCCATGATGTCGGTGACGCGGGTTACCGCATTAACGATATCTCCCATGGTTTCACCCGCACTTTCAACCAGTACTGACCCCATATCGACACGGCTAACCGAGTCTTCGATAAGGCCTTTAATCTCTTTTGCAGCTTGCGCACTACGTTGTGCCAGGTTACGTACTTCACCGGCAACAACGGCAAAACCACGACCCTGCTCACCGGCACGGGCTGCTTCAACGGCGGCGTTCAGCGCCAGGATATTGGTCTGGAAAGCGATGCCATCGATGACACTGGTAATATCTGCAATTTTCTGTGAACTACCGGCAATCTCATGCATGGTTTGCACCACATTCGCCACCACTTTGCCACCTTTCTGTGCCGTTTCCGATGCACTTAAGGCCAGTTGGCTAGCTTGACGAGCATTCTCAGCATTCTGTTTCACTGTGGCGGTTAACTGCTCCATACTGGCGGCGGTTTCTTCCAGTGAGGCGGCTTGTTGTTCTGTACGCGCTGACAGATCGTTGTTACCGGCGGAAATTTCTGAGGCACCGCTATAGATAGCATCGGCACCTAAACGCACATCACTGACGGTGGTAATCAATTCAGATTGCATGTGTTTCAGGCTGGCGGCCAATGTGCCCATTTCGTTGCGGCTATGCACTTCGATAGTCTGCGTTAAATCACCGTTAGCGATATGTTTAATATGTTCTATCAAGTGTTTAAGCGGATTAATCAAGATGTGTTGCATGCCAAGCCAAACAACAATAATTACCGCGAATACCACAATCAGTACGGTAACAATCACCCCCATCGCGAAGCTAAATGACTGGTTGCTGTCTTCCACTGCGGAGGCATACAAGCGATCATTTTGTGTCAGGTAAGTGTTGTAATCCTGTTCAAAAGCATTTTGGAAGCTAGAGGTGGGTTGGTCGAAGAACTCATTGATCTTGCCAGCTTCCATCAATTGGATCAGTTCGGTTAACGCACCAAAATATTGGTCATAAGTCTGTTTTAATTTTTTAGCTGATTCGACGTCTTGCTGGCTATCCAACGGGATCTGTTCGTAGCTTTTAAAACGCTCCGCCGCCACACCTAATGTCCCTTTGGCTGATGCCAACAGGTCATTCACCGTAGGGCCACTACCGGTATGATTCACATCCATCATGTAGCGGATGCCTGCGCGGTTCAGCGTATTACGGGTTTGCAGCAGATTTACCCAACTTTCATTCAACACCGACTGTTGCTGACGAATAACCTGTAAAACCGCAAAGTTCTCTTTGTCATTTTTCAGGGAGTTGAAGAAAAGCCCGCCGGAAACGAACTGTAAGGCACCAAATAGCACTAACACCAACAGGAGGCTGGTGACCACTTTCATACGCTTAAACATGTTATCCCTTCATAAGTACGTCAAAACACAGGTACGCCAAAACATAGGACGTCTAATTAACTGTGTTATCGGCACTGGGAGGGGGAACTTTACCGGAGAGAGACATTATTTTAACGAGATGAGGATGAGTGTTAGCAGTTTGTTATTATCGAGGTGAAAACCGGCCTCATCAGGTTTTGGCCGGACAAGAACGGACCACGGTTTCGATGGCGAGCGGCGTGGTGATTGGTTCGGTTGACATGAGACAGGAGATCACCTGATCACTGAACGAATATCAACCGAAACCCGATAGGCAAATTAACCGAAACTTACCCTTTAATGACAGAGTCAATCAACGACATCTCTTCACTGCTCAACAGCTTTTCGATATCCACCAAAATCAGCATTCTTTCCCCGAGTGAACCTAAACCTGTTAGATACTCAGTTGCCAGAGTGACGGCAAACTCTGGTGCAGGACGTATTTGCTCATTGGTTAATGACAGCACATCTGACACACCATCAACGACAATACCCACCACGCGCTGATCAAAATTCAGTACGATCACTACGGTATTTTCGTTATAGCTCACACCTTTTTGTGCAAACTTAACCCGTAAATCAATAATAGGGACAATGACGCCGCGTAAGTTAGTGACACCTTTAATGAACGTCGGGGTGTTAGCGATACGGGTCACCTGATCGTAGCCACGGATCTCTTGTACTTTCAGAATATCAATCCCGTACTCTTCATCGCCCAGCGTAAAAATCAGGAACTCTTGTCCTACCGTTTCGCCAGCCAGCTTCGTGACGGTTGCTAGTCCTGCCATGTTTTTACCCTTCAATCAATAGGTTGAATTTATGTTTGTTTTCAGGACCGGAACACTCCGTGCCCTATACCTGTTTTCATACGGGTTCCATACAGGCTTCAATTGGTCCACCTGCTAGGCAGCGACCACATCATCAGCCGTTACACGCTTTTCCCGGTTTAATGCCTGCAAAGCCGACACATCAACAATTAATGCCACGCTGCCATCACCCAATATGGTTGCGGCTGAAATACCTGGCACCTTGCGATAGTTACTCTCGAGGTTTTTCACCACCACCTGATGCTGACCAATCAACTGGTCTACCAAGAGTGCATAACGACGCCCGGCACTTTGCAGAATCACAACGATGCCCTGAGTGGCTTCAGTTTTGGCGTTTTCAACATCAAATACCCGGTACAATTCAACCAAAGGTAAATACTCGCCGCGCACTTGTAATACCCGTTCACCGCCGGCTAGCGGGTGTAAATCTTCAGCCAAAGGTTGCAGTGATTCCATTACTGCATTCAATGGCAAGATGAAGACTTCATCACTGACTTTTACTGACATTCCATCAAGAATAGCTAGCGTCAATGGCAATAAAATACGGATTGAAGTGCCAAGACCGGCCTGGAAACTGACTTGCACATGGCCGCCCATCTCCTGAATATTTCGCTTAACCACGTCCATACCGACACCGCGGCCGGAAACATCAGTGACTTGCTCTGCGGTGGAGAATCCGGGAGCAAAAATCAGCATCCCAACATCTTCATCGCTCATATGCTCATTAATGGCCATTCCTTGAGACTGCGCTTTTGCCAGAATCTTCTGCCGGTTTAACCCTGCGCCATCATCCAAGACTTCAATACAGATATTACCGCCCTGATGCTCTGCGGACAGCGTCAGATTCCCCACCGGCGATTTACCGGCAGCAATACGGGTTTCAGCATCTTCAATACCGTGGTCCAAACTGTTACGAACCAGATGGGTCAGGGGATCGATAATGCGTTCAATCAGGCTTTTATCCAGTTCTGTAGAACTGCCAAGCAGCGTCAGTTCGACTTGCTTATTGAGTTTACTGGCTAAATCGCGCACCAAACGAGGGAAGCGGCTGAACACATACTCCATCGGCATCATACGGATCGACATCACCGACTCTTGCAAGTCACGCGCATTGCGTTCCAACTGCCCCATACTATTGAGCAAATCACCGTTGATGACGGGATCCAGCGTACTGGAGCGCTGTGCCAACATTGATTGAGTAATCACCAACTCGCCCACCAGATTAATCAACTGGTCAACTTTCTCAACCGCGACGCGAATACTGGTTGACTCACTGGCTTTCGCTTTTGGTTTTACATGTTCCGGGCTGGTCGGTGCGGCAATAACACCCGTTTTAGAGGAACTGTTGGTTTCAGCCACTGGGGCCACCGCCGTTGGCGGTAATTCTGCGATAACCGGCGCCACTACAGCCACTTCAGCTGTAGCTTCTGGTTGCAATTCAGCGGGTATAAAACTGATCTGTTCCGGTTCCAACACAAAACAGAGCACGGCGCTGATATCATCTTCACTGACAGACGTAATCAGGGTGGCTTCCAGGCTATCAGCACTTTGATGTGGATCTTTAACTTCACCCAAATTGCCTAGCTCTTCCAACATCAGTGGGATTTCTTGCTCTTTCAGGCCAGACAAGCGAATGCGCATTCCCCCCTGAACCAATGCAGGTGACTTACCACCCACTTTGGTGTCAGTCATCACAACGCCATTCCCTTGTGCTACTGATGTGTTGGTACCTGTGCTTTGTTGTTCTAAAGCCTCTAATGCCAGTTGGCGCAATGCGTGGCAGATATACTCAAAGCTTTCCGCATTAGGTTCCTGAGAGGTTTTATAGGCGTCCAACTGTTCCTGCATAATATCTTTCGTTTCCAAAAACAGGTTGATGATATCAGTGCTCAACCGCATTTCATC includes:
- a CDS encoding chemotaxis response regulator protein-glutamate methylesterase (regulates chemotaxis by demethylation of methyl-accepting chemotaxis proteins), which codes for MSKIRVLCVDDSALMRQLMTEIINSHPDMEMVATAPDPLVARDLIKKFNPQVLTLDVEMPRMDGLDFLEKLMRLRPMPVVMVSSLTGKNSEITMRALELGAIDFVTKPQLGIREGMLAYSELIAEKIRTAAKARLPQRGPENAPVMLTHTPLLSSEKLIAIGASTGGTEAIRMVLQPLPPTSPALLITQHMPPGFTRSFAERLNKLCQITVKEAEDGERVLPGHAYIAPGDRHMELARSGANYQVRIHDGPAVNRHRPSVDVLFRSVAQYAGRNAVGVILTGMGNDGAAGLLEMYRAGAYTIAQNEASCVVFGMPREAIGMGGVNEVLDLNQISQRMLAQISSGQALRI
- a CDS encoding protein-glutamate O-methyltransferase CheR translates to MKQPSPQESGSILTQMIQRLPLPDVHFRRICQLIYQRAGIVLADHKREMVYNRLVRRLRLLGINDFGQYLALLETDPNSAEWQAFVNALTTNLTAFFREAHHFPILAEHARQRPGSYSVWSTAASTGEEPYSIAMTLCDVLGNRAGSCQVLASDIDTQVLEKATSGVYRQDELRSLSAQQMQRYFLRGTGPHQGMVRVRPELANMIHFQQLNLLAPEWALPGQFDAIFCRNVMIYFDKETQERILRRFVPLLKPGGLMFAGHSENFSQISREFYLRGQTVYGLTKER
- a CDS encoding HAMP domain-containing protein (mediates taxis toward dipeptides); the encoded protein is MFGRIRISTSFFLLLILICSIQLISSGLSFTAFRSDYQNLNRVDLSSQQRDALSLSWVSLLQARNTLNRAGTRSALKVPQEQVNALMGNARSSLQKADLYFNQFIAVPRLDESDNGGELLDATKNSYQNLRTSLRQLIDFLEAGNLQGFMDQPTQKTQDLFEADFLQYLQYANEVIAEAGTQNQQAYHLSMWIFGAAIVMVIAMAISSLVWLRTMFVRPLKIMRAHFDRIARGDLSAQIHVSGRNEISEMFASLRIMQQSLITTVSHVRDGTEAMLTGIQEISAGNNDLSARTEQQAASLEQTAASMEQLTATVKQNADNARQATLLAKDASATAAKGGELTGSVVTTMHDIATSSQKIGAITSVIDGIAFQTNILALNAAVEAARAGEQGRGFAVVAGEVRNLAQRSAQAAKEIKGLIDESVSRVRQGSTLVENAGTTMEEIVRSVTRVTDIMGEIASASDEQSRGIEQVSLAVTQMDQVTQQNAALVEEAAAAANALEEQASMLSDAVSVFRLEQDSDSGEGQAADGSGKQPAVKEIPDCQTA
- a CDS encoding HAMP domain-containing protein (serine sensor receptor) encodes the protein MFKRMKVVTSLLLVLVLFGALQFVSGGLFFNSLKNDKENFAVLQVIRQQQSVLNESWVNLLQTRNTLNRAGIRYMMDVNHTGSGPTVNDLLASAKGTLGVAAERFKSYEQIPLDSQQDVESAKKLKQTYDQYFGALTELIQLMEAGKINEFFDQPTSSFQNAFEQDYNTYLTQNDRLYASAVEDSNQSFSFAMGVIVTVLIVVFAVIIVVWLGMQHILINPLKHLIEHIKHIANGDLTQTIEVHSRNEMGTLAASLKHMQSELITTVSDVRLGADAIYSGASEISAGNNDLSARTEQQAASLEETAASMEQLTATVKQNAENARQASQLALSASETAQKGGKVVANVVQTMHEIAGSSQKIADITSVIDGIAFQTNILALNAAVEAARAGEQGRGFAVVAGEVRNLAQRSAQAAKEIKGLIEDSVSRVDMGSVLVESAGETMGDIVNAVTRVTDIMGEIASASDEQSRGIDQVGQAVTEMDRVTQQNASLVEESASAAAALEEQASMLTQSMSVFVLRMDNGSTTRDVRKIKQPTQDLSGTAKKTLGSDLQDNWETF
- a CDS encoding chemotaxis protein CheW; translation: MAGLATVTKLAGETVGQEFLIFTLGDEEYGIDILKVQEIRGYDQVTRIANTPTFIKGVTNLRGVIVPIIDLRVKFAQKGVSYNENTVVIVLNFDQRVVGIVVDGVSDVLSLTNEQIRPAPEFAVTLATEYLTGLGSLGERMLILVDIEKLLSSEEMSLIDSVIKG
- a CDS encoding chemotaxis protein CheA, which codes for MSMDITAFYQTFFDEADELLADMEQHLLLLDPLAPDKEQLNAIFRAAHSIKGGAATFGFTVLQETTHLLENLLDGARRDEMRLSTDIINLFLETKDIMQEQLDAYKTSQEPNAESFEYICHALRQLALEALEQQSTGTNTSVAQGNGVVMTDTKVGGKSPALVQGGMRIRLSGLKEQEIPLMLEELGNLGEVKDPHQSADSLEATLITSVSEDDISAVLCFVLEPEQISFIPAELQPEATAEVAVVAPVIAELPPTAVAPVAETNSSSKTGVIAAPTSPEHVKPKAKASESTSIRVAVEKVDQLINLVGELVITQSMLAQRSSTLDPVINGDLLNSMGQLERNARDLQESVMSIRMMPMEYVFSRFPRLVRDLASKLNKQVELTLLGSSTELDKSLIERIIDPLTHLVRNSLDHGIEDAETRIAAGKSPVGNLTLSAEHQGGNICIEVLDDGAGLNRQKILAKAQSQGMAINEHMSDEDVGMLIFAPGFSTAEQVTDVSGRGVGMDVVKRNIQEMGGHVQVSFQAGLGTSIRILLPLTLAILDGMSVKVSDEVFILPLNAVMESLQPLAEDLHPLAGGERVLQVRGEYLPLVELYRVFDVENAKTEATQGIVVILQSAGRRYALLVDQLIGQHQVVVKNLESNYRKVPGISAATILGDGSVALIVDVSALQALNREKRVTADDVVAA